One genomic region from Spirulina subsalsa PCC 9445 encodes:
- a CDS encoding photosystem II reaction center protein J yields MFADGRIPLWLVAVIAGLGVIAVVGIFFYGAYAGVGSSL; encoded by the coding sequence ATGTTTGCAGATGGGCGTATTCCTTTATGGCTGGTTGCTGTGATTGCAGGTTTAGGTGTAATTGCAGTGGTTGGCATCTTTTTCTACGGTGCTTATGCTGGGGTAGGTTCTTCTCTCTAG
- a CDS encoding DUF29 domain-containing protein — protein MIYEQDFHLWLEDTIQKLTHHQFSELDIEHLIAELQDLGKSDKNALESNLMILLAHLLKLTIQADAPQMIKGSWYSSVDEHRQRVLSQLVEIPSLKSYLETALIKAYPRSRKLAIKEGKRASFGIRIPAESEYPDDCPFPLDAILSEDFYGGA, from the coding sequence ATGATTTATGAACAAGACTTTCACCTCTGGTTAGAAGACACAATCCAGAAGCTCACTCATCATCAATTTTCAGAACTTGATATAGAACATTTAATTGCGGAACTTCAAGACTTGGGAAAGTCAGATAAAAACGCCTTAGAAAGCAACTTAATGATCTTGTTAGCCCATCTGCTTAAATTAACCATTCAAGCAGACGCACCACAGATGATAAAAGGCAGTTGGTACAGTTCTGTTGATGAACACCGACAGCGTGTTTTAAGTCAATTGGTTGAGATTCCCTCCTTAAAATCTTATCTAGAAACGGCGCTTATTAAAGCTTATCCTCGTTCTCGCAAGTTAGCGATTAAAGAGGGCAAACGGGCAAGTTTTGGCATCAGAATTCCGGCCGAGTCGGAATATCCTGATGATTGTCCTTTCCCTCTAGATGCGATTTTATCCGAGGATTTCTATGGGGGCGCGTGA
- a CDS encoding TonB family protein, with translation MSLNITQTLIVTLRHPTTIAALSSVSLHAMVGVALPNLPMFAPPSEDAPYHRNVQVIELTPDEIGRLPDLSPPPLELPEIPTALVPGRPNIPTLEDLPLPEVTSPVLPPPPGGTSTPRLPSGQRAYSFPVNPPSGTVQRKLPATPPAPVGRSSTPPPPPQTTAKVPTPRDRENYLFQIDESAQAFRIRPLEEVGNPARLLPGAPRSEEGEEESPTDSPRPPESRSVAARPGNVRATSQNEGAPPLSPEQVATLQRQQAFNQRLAEQRNLQRRTDQNTTNQEAERNYAAWRNNVSQGQGTPQSRTIRGNYPADACLRRMEGTAVYGLVVQPDGSLSNVQQLRSAGYALLDQQARSQVTRLGLPRGEQPTPYRISIQFTYDPQRCPTLSVPDSESVRNQPQIPQAAPSPSPQPKPKPSPRPTASPSPSPSPSPSPSPSPSPSPSPSPSPSPSPSPEPESRPSPSESPEDSREDELATPED, from the coding sequence ATGAGCCTAAATATTACCCAAACCCTAATCGTCACCCTGCGTCATCCTACAACCATCGCCGCTTTAAGCTCTGTGAGTTTACACGCCATGGTCGGTGTGGCTTTGCCGAATTTACCCATGTTTGCCCCGCCCTCCGAAGATGCGCCCTATCATCGTAATGTTCAGGTCATTGAGTTAACCCCCGATGAAATTGGCCGTCTTCCCGATCTCTCCCCGCCCCCCTTAGAACTGCCTGAAATCCCCACCGCCCTTGTACCGGGTCGCCCCAATATTCCCACCCTTGAGGACTTGCCCTTACCGGAAGTGACTAGCCCAGTCTTGCCCCCGCCACCAGGCGGCACCTCTACCCCTAGACTACCCTCCGGTCAACGGGCTTACTCCTTCCCGGTTAATCCCCCTTCTGGCACGGTACAACGCAAACTCCCGGCGACTCCTCCGGCTCCGGTGGGTCGTTCTAGTACCCCACCCCCACCCCCCCAAACCACGGCTAAAGTCCCCACCCCAAGGGATCGGGAAAATTATCTCTTCCAAATTGATGAATCTGCCCAGGCGTTTCGGATTCGACCTCTCGAAGAAGTTGGCAATCCTGCCCGCTTATTACCGGGGGCTCCAAGGTCGGAGGAGGGGGAGGAGGAAAGTCCTACAGACTCCCCCCGTCCGCCTGAAAGCCGTTCCGTAGCGGCACGTCCGGGTAATGTCCGAGCCACCAGTCAAAATGAAGGTGCGCCTCCTCTCAGTCCTGAACAAGTGGCGACGCTACAACGTCAACAGGCTTTTAATCAACGACTGGCTGAACAACGGAATCTCCAACGGCGAACGGATCAAAATACGACCAATCAAGAAGCGGAGCGGAACTATGCGGCTTGGCGCAATAATGTGAGTCAAGGACAAGGGACTCCCCAAAGTCGCACTATTCGGGGGAATTATCCGGCGGATGCTTGTTTAAGACGAATGGAAGGTACGGCGGTTTATGGTTTGGTGGTTCAACCTGATGGGTCTTTGTCTAATGTGCAACAGCTTCGCAGTGCGGGTTATGCTCTATTGGATCAACAAGCGCGATCGCAAGTGACCCGTTTAGGTTTACCGCGAGGAGAACAACCCACCCCCTACCGGATCAGCATTCAGTTCACCTATGACCCCCAACGCTGTCCTACGCTCTCTGTACCGGACTCGGAGAGTGTACGCAATCAACCCCAAATTCCCCAAGCGGCCCCTTCTCCCTCCCCCCAACCCAAACCGAAACCTAGTCCTCGTCCGACGGCTTCTCCTTCTCCCTCTCCTTCTCCCTCTCCTTCTCCCTCTCCTTCTCCCTCTCCTTCTCCCTCTCCTTCTCCCTCTCCCTCTCCTTCTCCTTCTCCTGAACCAGAATCCCGTCCCAGTCCCTCAGAGTCTCCAGAGGATTCTAGGGAGGATGAACTGGCGACTCCTGAAGATTAA
- a CDS encoding photosystem II reaction center protein L — MMERTPNPNRQPVELNRTSLFLGLLLIFVLGILFSSYFFN; from the coding sequence ATCATGGAAAGAACGCCAAATCCAAATAGACAGCCTGTTGAGTTAAACCGGACTTCTTTGTTCCTGGGTTTACTGTTGATTTTTGTGTTGGGCATTTTGTTCTCTAGTTATTTCTTTAACTAG
- a CDS encoding rubredoxin, translated as MSEPAQEQTLAEKAPPRYECLSCGYVYEPSKGDSNAGVHPGTEFVDLPAGWRCPVCSAKRTQFRNIGSSGAPSGFKENLDYGFGVNRLTPGQKNLLIFGALGVAILFFLSLYGLR; from the coding sequence ATGAGCGAACCAGCGCAAGAGCAAACCCTAGCAGAGAAAGCACCACCTCGCTATGAGTGCCTGAGTTGTGGCTATGTGTACGAGCCAAGCAAAGGCGATAGCAACGCGGGTGTTCACCCCGGAACAGAATTCGTTGACCTCCCGGCAGGTTGGCGCTGTCCCGTTTGTAGTGCCAAACGGACTCAATTCCGCAATATTGGGTCTTCTGGTGCGCCCTCCGGTTTTAAAGAAAATCTCGACTATGGCTTTGGGGTGAACCGTCTCACCCCCGGACAGAAAAACCTGCTCATTTTTGGAGCGTTGGGGGTTGCGATTTTATTCTTTTTAAGCTTGTACGGTTTACGGTAA
- the psbF gene encoding cytochrome b559 subunit beta: MTSNNPNQPVSYPIFTVRWLAVHTLAVPTVFFLGAIAAMQFIQR; encoded by the coding sequence ATGACCAGTAACAACCCGAATCAACCTGTTTCCTATCCCATTTTTACCGTCCGTTGGTTGGCGGTTCATACCTTGGCAGTTCCCACCGTTTTCTTTTTAGGTGCGATCGCGGCCATGCAGTTTATTCAACGCTAA
- the thrS gene encoding threonine--tRNA ligase encodes MVKQSMPSAENPEAIRLPRTSESENLKRIRHTASHVMAMAVQKLFPKAQVTIGPWTETGFYYDFDNPEPFTEKDLKAIKKEMDKIIRKKLPVIREEVTREEAERRIQEIQEPYKLEILNEIIKQDPITLYHLGDQWWDLCAGPHVETTEELNPKAIALESIAGAYWRGDENRQQLQRIYATAWETPEQLAEYKRRKEEALKRDHRKLGKELGLFIFADPVGPGLPLWTPKGTIIRSLLENFLREEQVKRGYQQVVTPHIAKVDLFKTSGHWQNYREDMFPMMAEDTESAELEQGFVLKPMNCPFHVQIYKSQLRSYRDLPLRFAEFGTVYRYEQSGELGGLTRVRGFTQDDSHLFVTPDQLESEFLNVVDLILTVFKSLQLKNFQARLSFRDPASDKYMGSDEIWNKAENAIRHAVQHLGMDHFEAPGEAAFYGPKLDFIFQDALEREWQLGTVQVDYNLPQRFDLEYVAEDGTRQRPVMIHRAPFGSLERLIGILIEEYAGDFPLWLAPVQVRLLSVSDEFRTYADQVCGQLKAAGLRAEVDYSGERLAKMIRNAEKQKVPVMAIVGAKEVESQTLSIRTRASGDLGSMAVSEVLEKVQGAIAQHENF; translated from the coding sequence ATGGTTAAACAATCGATGCCTAGCGCCGAAAACCCAGAAGCCATTCGTTTACCCCGCACCAGTGAATCGGAAAACCTCAAACGAATTCGCCACACTGCTTCCCATGTGATGGCAATGGCTGTCCAAAAACTATTCCCCAAGGCACAGGTAACGATTGGCCCTTGGACAGAAACGGGGTTTTATTATGACTTTGACAATCCCGAACCCTTTACGGAGAAGGACTTAAAGGCCATCAAGAAAGAGATGGATAAAATTATCCGTAAAAAACTGCCCGTGATTCGGGAAGAAGTGACGCGGGAAGAAGCAGAACGTCGTATCCAAGAGATTCAAGAACCGTACAAGTTAGAAATCCTCAACGAGATTATTAAACAAGACCCCATCACCCTCTATCATTTGGGGGATCAGTGGTGGGATCTCTGTGCGGGGCCTCATGTGGAGACGACAGAGGAATTGAATCCCAAGGCGATCGCACTAGAATCCATTGCCGGGGCCTATTGGCGCGGGGATGAAAACCGCCAACAACTCCAGCGTATTTATGCCACCGCTTGGGAAACCCCCGAACAACTGGCCGAATATAAGCGCCGCAAGGAAGAAGCCCTCAAACGAGATCACCGCAAGTTAGGGAAAGAATTAGGATTATTTATTTTCGCCGATCCCGTTGGCCCCGGTTTACCCCTTTGGACCCCCAAAGGGACGATCATCCGTTCCCTTTTGGAAAACTTCCTGCGGGAAGAACAAGTCAAACGGGGCTATCAACAAGTCGTCACCCCCCATATTGCCAAAGTAGACTTATTCAAAACCTCGGGACATTGGCAAAACTACCGCGAGGATATGTTCCCCATGATGGCCGAGGATACAGAATCGGCAGAGTTAGAACAGGGTTTTGTGTTAAAACCCATGAACTGCCCCTTCCATGTGCAGATTTATAAAAGTCAGTTGCGTTCCTATCGGGATTTACCCCTGCGTTTCGCGGAATTTGGCACCGTCTACCGTTACGAACAATCGGGGGAACTGGGGGGATTAACTCGGGTGCGCGGTTTTACCCAAGATGACTCCCATTTGTTTGTCACTCCCGATCAACTCGAATCAGAGTTTCTCAATGTGGTGGATTTAATTCTCACGGTGTTTAAGAGTTTGCAGTTGAAGAACTTTCAAGCCCGTTTGAGTTTCCGTGATCCCGCTTCTGATAAATACATGGGTTCTGATGAGATTTGGAATAAGGCCGAAAATGCTATCCGTCATGCGGTGCAACATTTAGGGATGGATCATTTTGAGGCCCCCGGTGAGGCGGCGTTTTATGGCCCTAAATTGGATTTTATTTTCCAAGACGCTTTAGAACGGGAATGGCAGTTAGGGACGGTGCAGGTGGACTATAATCTACCCCAGCGCTTTGATTTGGAGTATGTGGCCGAAGATGGCACCCGCCAGCGCCCCGTGATGATTCACCGTGCGCCCTTTGGTTCCTTGGAACGGTTAATCGGGATTTTAATTGAAGAGTATGCGGGAGATTTCCCCCTCTGGTTGGCTCCGGTGCAGGTGCGCTTACTGTCGGTGAGCGATGAGTTTCGGACTTATGCCGATCAGGTCTGTGGGCAACTCAAAGCGGCCGGATTGCGGGCTGAGGTGGACTATAGCGGCGAACGACTGGCCAAGATGATCCGCAATGCAGAAAAGCAGAAAGTGCCTGTGATGGCCATTGTCGGGGCGAAGGAGGTAGAAAGCCAGACCTTGAGTATTCGCACTCGGGCGAGTGGGGATTTAGGGTCTATGGCGGTGTCGGAGGTGTTGGAGAAGGTTCAGGGTGCGATCGCCCAGCACGAAAACTTCTAA
- a CDS encoding Uma2 family endonuclease produces the protein MTISLAKWTIEDYHQMVETGLLEDRPVELLKGEIVEMSPEGEPHAYFSTEAGDYLSRLLGERALVRPAKPITLPNHSEPEPDIAIVQRLGQEYLTHHPYPENIFWLIEYANTSLQKDSGLKYRIYAEAGIPEYWLVNLKRRELIIFRHPQGGEYASKMTLTAGEITPLAFEDLKIPVAALIGE, from the coding sequence ATGACCATATCTTTAGCCAAATGGACGATAGAAGACTATCATCAAATGGTTGAAACGGGCTTACTCGAAGATCGCCCGGTGGAACTACTCAAAGGAGAAATTGTCGAAATGTCCCCGGAAGGTGAACCTCATGCTTATTTCAGCACGGAAGCGGGAGACTATTTAAGCCGTTTATTAGGAGAACGCGCTTTAGTCCGTCCAGCTAAACCCATCACCCTACCCAACCACTCGGAACCAGAACCCGATATTGCCATTGTGCAACGGTTGGGTCAAGAATATCTGACCCACCATCCCTATCCTGAAAATATTTTTTGGCTGATAGAATATGCCAATACCAGTTTACAAAAAGACTCCGGCTTAAAATACCGGATCTATGCAGAAGCGGGAATTCCTGAATATTGGTTAGTTAACTTAAAACGTCGGGAACTGATTATATTTCGGCATCCCCAAGGGGGAGAATATGCCTCCAAAATGACCCTAACGGCAGGAGAAATTACCCCCCTAGCTTTTGAGGATCTCAAAATTCCCGTAGCTGCCTTGATTGGTGAGTAA
- the psbE gene encoding cytochrome b559 subunit alpha: MAGTTGERPFSDIVTSIRYWVIHSITIPMLFIAGWLFVSTGLAYDAFGTPRPNEYFTQDRQELPIISDRYSAKQQVQEFSGK, translated from the coding sequence ATGGCAGGTACAACAGGAGAACGCCCCTTTTCTGATATTGTCACCAGTATTCGTTACTGGGTGATTCACAGCATTACCATCCCCATGTTATTTATTGCTGGGTGGCTATTCGTTAGCACAGGTTTAGCCTATGACGCTTTTGGCACCCCTCGCCCTAACGAGTATTTCACCCAAGATCGTCAGGAATTACCCATTATTTCTGACCGTTATAGTGCAAAACAACAAGTTCAAGAATTCTCCGGCAAGTAA
- the ftsY gene encoding signal recognition particle-docking protein FtsY translates to MFNWFNRKFGDSHGEPRQRNKQEQPPETPPTSEQPPVEEQAQESSESSDTTTSHEDYLQWAKAAYQNIQKRQAVTEEPPEAKEETPPEAEETVATELEELETESHEEELEPVAEAPEPLAETVLEEPVEAPEPVAEAVLEEPVEAPEPVAEAVLEEPVEAPEPVAETVPEEPVEAPEPVAETVPEEPVEAPEPVAETVLEEPVEEPELTPAAIVAEEDEELVTDAHEGEPEPPVTVPAWLKKSDALERLKATAIETPEPETVAPTAPEGDIPFDEDFMWSARVLAEQGRQPEDISAEEITWLKRLREGLGKTRRSLVNQLKAIVGQGPLNEDAVMEIEALLLQADVGVEATDYIIETLQNKLREEALPPEQAIAYLKKILCDILERPLADQQNELFVPEKDILNIWLMTGVNGAGKTTTIGKLAHLAQKSGYSCLIAAADTFRAAAVEQVKVWGERSNTPVIANPGKNTDPAAVVFDAITAAQSRRAELLLVDTAGRLQNKKNLMEELAKIRRIIDKKAPDAKIESLLVLDATLGQNGLRQAQVFSEAAQLSGVVLTKLDSSAKGGVALAVAQQLHLPIRFVGAGEGIEDLRPFSSYEFVEALLSD, encoded by the coding sequence ATGTTTAACTGGTTTAATCGGAAATTTGGCGATTCCCACGGAGAGCCACGCCAACGCAATAAACAAGAACAACCCCCAGAAACTCCCCCCACCTCTGAACAACCCCCCGTTGAAGAACAAGCCCAAGAATCCAGCGAGTCTTCTGATACCACAACCTCCCATGAAGATTATCTTCAGTGGGCCAAGGCCGCTTATCAAAACATCCAAAAGCGCCAAGCCGTAACGGAAGAACCCCCGGAAGCGAAGGAAGAGACTCCCCCCGAAGCAGAGGAAACGGTTGCAACGGAGTTAGAGGAGTTAGAAACCGAAAGCCACGAGGAAGAATTAGAACCTGTGGCTGAAGCCCCCGAACCCCTCGCAGAAACTGTTCTAGAAGAACCTGTAGAAGCCCCCGAACCTGTTGCAGAAGCTGTTCTAGAAGAACCTGTAGAAGCCCCTGAACCTGTTGCAGAAGCTGTTCTAGAAGAACCTGTAGAAGCCCCTGAACCTGTTGCAGAAACTGTTCCAGAAGAGCCTGTAGAAGCCCCTGAACCTGTTGCAGAAACTGTTCCAGAAGAGCCTGTAGAAGCCCCTGAACCTGTTGCAGAAACTGTTCTAGAAGAACCTGTAGAAGAACCCGAACTCACCCCGGCCGCTATTGTGGCAGAGGAAGATGAGGAACTGGTAACAGATGCCCACGAAGGAGAACCCGAACCCCCCGTTACCGTTCCCGCTTGGCTGAAAAAATCCGATGCTTTGGAACGCTTAAAAGCCACCGCCATAGAAACCCCCGAACCGGAAACCGTTGCCCCGACAGCCCCAGAGGGCGACATCCCCTTTGATGAGGATTTCATGTGGTCAGCGCGAGTCTTAGCGGAACAAGGACGACAACCGGAGGATATTTCCGCCGAAGAGATCACCTGGTTAAAACGACTGCGGGAAGGACTGGGGAAAACCCGGCGCAGTTTGGTTAATCAACTGAAAGCCATTGTGGGACAAGGCCCCCTCAATGAAGATGCGGTGATGGAAATTGAGGCCTTGTTATTACAGGCCGATGTGGGAGTAGAGGCGACGGATTATATTATCGAAACCCTCCAGAATAAGCTGCGGGAGGAGGCCTTACCTCCGGAACAGGCGATCGCCTACTTGAAAAAAATCCTCTGTGATATCCTAGAACGCCCCCTCGCAGACCAACAAAATGAACTGTTTGTCCCCGAAAAAGATATCCTCAACATCTGGTTAATGACCGGAGTCAATGGGGCCGGGAAAACCACCACCATCGGCAAACTAGCCCACCTCGCCCAAAAATCCGGTTACTCCTGCCTGATTGCCGCCGCCGACACATTCCGCGCTGCGGCCGTAGAACAGGTGAAAGTCTGGGGAGAACGGTCTAATACTCCCGTCATTGCCAACCCCGGTAAAAACACCGACCCGGCTGCCGTAGTCTTTGATGCCATCACCGCCGCCCAATCCCGTCGGGCGGAATTACTGCTCGTAGACACGGCCGGACGCTTACAGAACAAGAAAAACCTAATGGAGGAACTGGCTAAAATCCGCCGCATTATCGACAAAAAAGCCCCCGATGCTAAGATTGAATCCCTGCTGGTGTTAGATGCCACATTAGGACAAAACGGCCTCCGTCAAGCCCAAGTTTTCTCCGAAGCCGCCCAATTAAGTGGGGTAGTCTTGACAAAATTGGATAGTAGTGCTAAGGGCGGTGTAGCTTTAGCCGTAGCGCAACAGTTACATTTACCCATTCGTTTTGTGGGTGCTGGGGAGGGGATTGAGGATTTACGGCCTTTCTCTAGTTACGAGTTTGTCGAGGCCCTCTTGAGTGATTAG
- a CDS encoding photosynthesis system II assembly factor Ycf48, with protein MNSFVKKLKQFLIFCAVVVFAAGCSNVPNVSYNPWRVVDLPTDAVLSDIAFTDDGNHGWLVGSRTTLFETQDGGETWEERTFDLGEEKVSFTSVSFFGQEGWIVGKPSILLHTTNGGNSWDRIPLSSKLPGSPYKIFALGRNQAEMATDVGAIYLTKDGAKNWKALVQEAVGVVRNMERSPDGSYIAVSAKGNFYSTWEPGETAWQPHQRTSSHRLQNMGFGADGRQWLLARGGQIQFSNPNAEDEESPWDEVIYPEFSTSWGLLDVAYRTPEEIWVSGGSGNLLVSEDGGESWQKDRAVESVPTNLYKILFMGQDKGFILGDRGILLRYEPDLENA; from the coding sequence ATGAACTCTTTTGTGAAGAAACTCAAACAATTTCTCATATTCTGTGCCGTGGTGGTCTTCGCGGCGGGCTGTAGCAATGTGCCTAATGTAAGTTACAATCCTTGGCGGGTGGTTGACCTGCCCACAGATGCCGTGCTGTCGGATATTGCCTTTACTGATGACGGCAATCATGGCTGGTTGGTGGGTAGTCGAACGACTTTGTTTGAAACCCAAGATGGGGGCGAAACATGGGAGGAACGAACTTTTGACCTAGGCGAGGAAAAAGTTAGTTTTACCTCGGTTAGTTTTTTTGGTCAAGAAGGGTGGATTGTGGGGAAACCCTCCATTCTCTTACACACCACTAACGGGGGCAACTCTTGGGATCGGATCCCCTTAAGTAGCAAGTTACCCGGTTCTCCTTATAAGATTTTCGCTTTAGGTCGCAATCAAGCGGAAATGGCTACGGATGTGGGGGCGATTTATCTCACCAAGGACGGAGCCAAAAACTGGAAAGCCTTGGTACAGGAGGCGGTGGGTGTTGTTCGGAATATGGAGCGATCGCCTGATGGATCCTATATTGCCGTTTCCGCCAAAGGGAACTTCTATTCCACTTGGGAACCCGGAGAAACCGCTTGGCAACCCCATCAACGCACCAGTTCCCACCGTTTACAAAACATGGGTTTCGGGGCCGATGGGCGACAGTGGCTCTTGGCGCGGGGGGGACAAATCCAATTTAGTAACCCCAATGCCGAGGACGAGGAAAGCCCTTGGGATGAGGTGATTTATCCCGAATTCTCCACCAGTTGGGGTTTATTAGATGTTGCCTACCGCACTCCAGAGGAAATTTGGGTATCTGGTGGCAGTGGCAACCTCCTAGTCAGTGAGGATGGGGGGGAAAGCTGGCAAAAAGACCGGGCGGTGGAAAGTGTCCCTACCAACTTGTATAAAATCCTGTTTATGGGACAAGACAAGGGCTTTATTTTAGGCGATCGCGGAATCCTGCTGCGCTATGAACCCGACCTAGAAAACGCTTAA